A region from the Mucilaginibacter sp. CSA2-8R genome encodes:
- a CDS encoding glycosyltransferase family 2 protein: MYQDRIFIVLVNYGGHLDTTACIESILKCRDNNVQIIVIDNSPESSSIDYIKSWADQIDKTNDSDSEPSSLFSFINIDVDDFLQLKQELYHQVILVSKVENKGFAAANNVALRYLIKSVNFTWVWLLNNDTIIPEDTLKNIRLGLSNVDDNVGIVGTKIYYHDKPDLLQGVGGKYNKFFSTSVHVGSNQNDFDYNSKEFRKNVDYIIGASMIVRKDLIKDVGLMNESYFLYYEELDWTLRSKSKGWYIDLLPKVHIYHKEGATISKNQDRASLLSDKCLIVNRVKLSKKFFPAYLIFVYFSLIIVLTRRITRGQTNRLKPILLALIHQNPLY; the protein is encoded by the coding sequence ATGTATCAGGATAGAATTTTTATTGTATTAGTAAATTACGGAGGGCATCTTGATACTACAGCTTGCATTGAATCAATCTTAAAGTGTCGAGACAACAATGTACAAATTATAGTCATCGATAATTCGCCGGAGTCATCCTCAATTGACTATATTAAATCTTGGGCTGACCAAATTGATAAAACAAACGATAGTGACAGTGAACCTTCGTCACTTTTTAGTTTTATAAATATTGATGTTGATGATTTTTTGCAACTGAAGCAAGAGCTGTATCACCAGGTTATACTTGTTAGTAAAGTTGAAAACAAAGGATTTGCTGCTGCCAATAATGTTGCTTTAAGATATCTTATAAAAAGCGTAAATTTTACTTGGGTGTGGTTGCTTAATAACGATACTATAATTCCGGAGGATACGCTGAAAAATATAAGGTTGGGTTTAAGTAACGTAGATGACAATGTAGGAATTGTCGGCACAAAAATTTATTATCATGATAAACCTGATTTGCTGCAGGGAGTAGGCGGGAAATACAATAAATTTTTTTCTACTTCTGTACATGTGGGCTCAAACCAAAATGATTTTGATTATAACTCTAAAGAATTTAGAAAAAATGTTGATTATATAATCGGAGCATCTATGATTGTTAGAAAAGATCTTATAAAAGATGTAGGCTTGATGAACGAATCATATTTTCTTTATTATGAAGAATTAGACTGGACGCTACGTAGTAAAAGCAAAGGATGGTATATTGACTTGCTGCCTAAAGTGCATATATATCATAAAGAAGGTGCCACTATATCAAAAAATCAGGATCGGGCATCGTTGTTGTCTGACAAGTGTTTGATAGTTAACAGAGTTAAGCTAAGTAAGAAATTTTTTCCGGCTTATTTGATTTTTGTCTACTTTTCGTTAATTATAGTACTAACCAGGCGTATAACAAGAGGGCAAACCAATCGTCTTAAGCCAATTTTACTCGCATTAATTCATCAAAATCCATTGTATTAA
- a CDS encoding glycosyltransferase, protein MNKNLPLISVIIPCFNSGEFLMSAIDSVQNNSSAYNFEVIIINDGSTDQYTLDLLKELSAKSYKVINQENKGAANARNKGVKSASGKYLLMLDSDNRIYPDFIARSIKKLEASEKIGVAYGNVNFIGDVSHKRMFIIREFDPHILMLHNFIDMCAVIRKKTWDELNGLDEGLVALEDWELWLRVYKAGWEFCYIDEVAFDYRVRNNSLMDQNNDFKSKEHLLKYIHGKHMDILLKNYESLLECYYSYNVQKNSPFKYFLKNVYFKYFKF, encoded by the coding sequence ATGAATAAAAATTTACCCCTTATTTCTGTAATTATTCCATGCTTTAATTCAGGAGAGTTTTTAATGTCTGCTATTGATAGTGTACAAAATAACTCTTCAGCTTATAATTTTGAAGTTATTATAATTAATGATGGTTCTACAGACCAATATACTCTTGATCTTTTAAAAGAACTATCAGCAAAAAGCTACAAGGTTATAAATCAAGAAAACAAAGGTGCTGCAAATGCACGAAATAAAGGAGTTAAATCGGCAAGTGGCAAGTACTTGTTAATGCTTGATAGTGATAATAGAATATATCCGGATTTTATTGCAAGGAGTATCAAAAAGCTTGAGGCTTCGGAAAAAATAGGAGTAGCTTATGGTAACGTGAATTTTATTGGTGACGTATCTCATAAGCGTATGTTTATCATTCGCGAATTTGATCCTCATATACTTATGCTGCATAATTTTATAGATATGTGCGCAGTAATTAGGAAAAAAACTTGGGACGAATTAAATGGGTTAGATGAAGGTCTTGTTGCGCTAGAAGATTGGGAACTGTGGCTGCGTGTTTATAAAGCGGGATGGGAGTTTTGTTATATTGACGAAGTTGCGTTTGATTATAGAGTAAGAAATAATTCTTTAATGGACCAAAACAATGATTTTAAATCCAAAGAACATCTTCTCAAATATATTCATGGTAAGCACATGGATATTTTATTGAAAAATTACGAGTCGCTTCTGGAGTGTTATTATAGCTATAACGTTCAAAAGAATAGCCCATTCAAATACTTTCTAAAAAACGTATATTTTAAATATTTTAAGTTTTAG
- a CDS encoding glycosyltransferase: MKVAIIHDELMRRGGAEQVVLTMLKSFPTADIYTLAYNGDATYPEYGNYKINTSVFQVFAKNVKVMHSLFFPFGIMAMKAMKITGYDVVIISNTHCAKYVKIDAKSKVFMYTHTPFRLAWNPTSYTQYIQSKGLYRLIFDTVISCLRRIDANSAKRGDFFIANTTQTALRIKEAYKIKQVFVIKPDVKVRNFYISEKPKKYYLLVSRLEYYKKVDLAIEAFNQLGLNLIIVGDGTKAFELRALAKSNISFVTNASNEELANFYANCEAFIFPQHEDYGITPLEANASGRPVIAYGKGGVLETMIPYTGDASKCTALFFENQTVSDLAEAVLRYSDLKFDANFIRAHAEKFDESVFIKTFRRFVLEKLNGKLLKNESASSNEEITVVEIAQ; the protein is encoded by the coding sequence ATGAAAGTAGCTATAATACATGATGAATTGATGAGGAGAGGAGGGGCAGAACAAGTTGTACTAACTATGCTCAAATCATTTCCTACCGCCGATATCTATACATTAGCTTATAATGGTGATGCCACTTATCCTGAATATGGAAATTACAAGATAAACACATCAGTCTTTCAGGTATTCGCTAAAAATGTGAAAGTGATGCATTCGTTGTTTTTTCCGTTCGGAATTATGGCAATGAAGGCAATGAAAATAACTGGTTACGATGTAGTGATTATTTCTAACACTCATTGCGCCAAGTATGTAAAAATTGATGCTAAGTCTAAAGTATTTATGTATACGCATACACCTTTTAGATTAGCTTGGAACCCTACATCTTACACTCAGTATATACAATCAAAAGGGCTGTATCGCTTAATTTTTGACACAGTTATCTCGTGCTTGCGTCGTATTGATGCTAATTCAGCAAAAAGGGGCGACTTTTTTATCGCTAATACTACTCAGACGGCACTTCGCATCAAAGAGGCTTATAAAATAAAACAGGTTTTTGTAATAAAGCCTGATGTTAAAGTGCGCAATTTTTATATATCCGAAAAACCTAAAAAGTACTATTTGCTGGTCTCCAGGTTAGAGTATTATAAGAAAGTTGATTTAGCCATCGAAGCTTTTAATCAACTTGGATTAAATTTAATTATTGTAGGCGATGGTACCAAAGCGTTTGAGCTTAGGGCCCTAGCAAAAAGCAATATTTCTTTTGTAACCAATGCGTCTAATGAGGAACTTGCTAATTTTTACGCTAATTGTGAAGCTTTCATTTTTCCACAGCATGAAGATTACGGCATTACTCCCCTTGAAGCTAACGCTTCCGGGCGGCCGGTAATCGCTTATGGTAAGGGAGGGGTCTTGGAAACTATGATTCCTTATACAGGAGATGCCTCGAAATGTACTGCGTTGTTTTTTGAAAATCAAACAGTAAGTGATTTGGCAGAAGCTGTATTGCGATACAGTGATTTAAAGTTTGATGCTAATTTTATCAGAGCCCATGCAGAAAAATTTGACGAAAGTGTTTTTATTAAAACATTCAGACGCTTTGTACTTGAAAAGCTAAATGGTAAGCTGCTAAAAAATGAAAGCGCGAGTTCAAACGAAGAGATAACGGTTGTTGAAATTGCCCAATAA
- a CDS encoding capsule assembly Wzi family protein, translating into MSVLKNVLATALLIVAACSITSAQSLPVGSPALEDYYRRGQLLGTADTTVSMMVRPLQPAWLKKDVDVFYPDDEERRLNLLGFDRKYLIQGAGRDLKLLPLSVQTQFNSDHPYGWNDGAMIPAKGLQTLISAGIFYKKGPLTIQLRPELVMAANSSFDTFNKNHYEVIFARYYDIYNNIDLPARFGSNPYVRAFWGQSAVKLNFGAVAFGISTENLWWGPGIRNSLLMSNSAPGFKHLTLNTNRPIKTPVGSFEGQLIAGRLENSGYHPLTPDTTFLNSPLYVPKPTDWRYLSGIVLSWQPRWVPGLFLGYSQTRQMYSKDLNSLGDYLPFFSQTKSVTAPDAAIENRDQRSAVFMRWLWTKEHAEVYFEFGHNNYNRTARESALEPENSRGYTFGLRKALPFNTTRGESLLIGVEATVLQENDVNKTLQGYSWYVNKYIRQGYTNRGEILGAGIGPGANLQSLDVSWVRGLKRLGLQLERYVHNNDFYYYAYSDSKDTRRHWVDLSLGASGEWNYKNLIFNAKLAVIRSLNYQWFLLQKPTDPYWINGKDVTNVQLQAGVTYRF; encoded by the coding sequence ATGAGTGTGCTGAAAAATGTTTTAGCCACCGCTCTTTTAATAGTAGCGGCTTGCTCTATCACATCAGCGCAATCGTTGCCTGTAGGTAGTCCGGCGTTAGAAGATTACTACCGCAGAGGCCAGTTGCTTGGAACTGCTGATACGACCGTATCAATGATGGTAAGGCCATTACAACCTGCTTGGTTGAAAAAAGATGTTGATGTATTTTATCCTGATGACGAAGAAAGGCGTTTAAATCTCTTAGGATTTGATCGTAAGTATTTAATACAAGGTGCAGGCCGGGATCTGAAACTTCTTCCTTTAAGTGTTCAAACCCAATTTAATTCGGATCACCCTTACGGATGGAATGATGGGGCGATGATACCTGCTAAAGGGCTACAAACCCTTATTAGTGCAGGCATATTTTATAAAAAAGGGCCTTTAACAATTCAGCTACGTCCGGAATTGGTGATGGCCGCTAACTCGTCTTTTGACACTTTCAATAAAAACCATTACGAGGTTATATTTGCCCGTTACTATGATATTTACAACAATATTGATCTGCCTGCCAGATTTGGCAGCAATCCTTATGTAAGGGCCTTTTGGGGGCAAAGTGCTGTTAAGCTAAATTTTGGAGCAGTCGCCTTTGGTATATCCACCGAAAACCTATGGTGGGGACCAGGTATACGCAATTCTTTATTGATGAGTAATAGTGCTCCTGGTTTCAAGCACCTTACTTTAAACACAAACAGACCAATCAAAACACCTGTGGGTTCTTTTGAAGGTCAGCTCATTGCTGGTAGACTGGAAAACTCAGGCTATCACCCTTTAACTCCCGATACTACATTTTTAAACTCGCCACTGTATGTACCCAAACCTACCGATTGGCGCTATCTGTCAGGCATAGTATTGAGCTGGCAGCCGCGTTGGGTGCCTGGGCTTTTCTTGGGCTACAGCCAAACGCGCCAAATGTACAGCAAGGACTTAAATTCATTAGGAGACTATTTGCCTTTTTTTTCGCAGACAAAATCTGTTACTGCGCCGGATGCAGCAATTGAGAATCGCGATCAGCGCAGTGCTGTTTTTATGCGTTGGTTATGGACTAAAGAGCATGCCGAAGTATATTTTGAATTCGGACACAATAATTATAACCGAACTGCCAGAGAATCTGCCTTGGAGCCAGAGAATTCTCGTGGCTATACCTTTGGCTTGCGAAAAGCACTTCCATTTAATACAACAAGGGGCGAAAGTTTGTTAATAGGGGTTGAAGCAACAGTGTTGCAGGAAAATGATGTTAATAAAACGCTTCAAGGATATTCCTGGTATGTAAACAAATATATTAGACAGGGCTACACCAATAGGGGCGAGATTTTGGGAGCTGGCATCGGGCCAGGCGCTAACCTTCAATCGCTGGATGTTAGTTGGGTTCGCGGACTTAAAAGACTGGGCTTGCAATTAGAACGTTATGTGCATAACAATGATTTTTATTACTATGCCTACTCGGATAGTAAAGATACAAGAAGGCATTGGGTAGATCTAAGTTTAGGAGCCTCGGGCGAATGGAACTATAAAAACCTGATCTTCAACGCTAAGCTTGCGGTAATCCGATCGCTGAATTATCAATGGTTTTTACTACAAAAACCTACCGATCCTTATTGGATAAATGGTAAAGATGTTACTAATGTTCAGTTACAAGCAGGAGTAACCTACAGGTTTTAG
- a CDS encoding O-antigen ligase family protein — MVSSIKNLPVKSVCASAIILLIGFQQFPIIKAGGSFKIYEVLAIVILLVDLIKIREVKLAGFTSLAAFGFFVVSPIISYVWANVGLSYPNGFYLKYSEVADSFKFNYNVFPFLLLIYMVFNFCAFNEISKSNFISKNFEKLLKTSVYIGTGIAIYSILTMFTVDLVAKLPSFIQAKHEYNFRSAGLSQEPSFYVLYQTWICLILYYTKKKFKSKVWYFLMAVNVLSLIFTFSSMLLSLAAIIFFNVFFLKSSVKAKIVSIASLLLAILAIVAIIDYYNYYDAFMYTFGAKVYSFISSPAYTTDSGSFRSYTTGIGFKIFKDNWFAGVGVGNSIYYMYIHEFTMGIEIFGERLFPGSFPQNLFAMVLSEQGVIGAMALLALIVSAFKMFWKARYRNAYGLLFLNGLLFNIGAMLTIAPTYSMFIWVFIAFGINYTRKNSGIVLSDKSLETVA; from the coding sequence ATGGTTTCTTCAATTAAAAACCTACCTGTAAAATCTGTATGTGCGTCTGCTATTATCCTTTTGATTGGATTTCAGCAGTTCCCTATCATCAAAGCAGGGGGCAGCTTCAAAATATATGAAGTTTTGGCAATTGTGATTTTGTTGGTCGACCTCATCAAAATACGCGAAGTTAAACTTGCCGGCTTTACATCTTTGGCTGCTTTCGGATTTTTTGTTGTGTCACCTATAATAAGTTATGTATGGGCAAATGTCGGATTAAGCTATCCAAACGGGTTTTATTTAAAGTACAGTGAAGTAGCCGATTCATTTAAATTTAACTATAACGTTTTTCCGTTTTTATTATTGATTTACATGGTGTTCAACTTTTGTGCATTTAATGAAATCAGTAAATCAAATTTTATAAGCAAAAATTTTGAGAAGCTATTAAAAACATCGGTTTATATAGGTACCGGAATCGCCATCTATTCGATCCTAACTATGTTTACTGTTGATTTAGTGGCAAAGTTACCATCGTTCATCCAAGCTAAACATGAGTATAATTTTCGTAGTGCGGGCTTATCGCAAGAGCCAAGTTTCTATGTGTTATATCAAACCTGGATATGTTTGATATTATATTATACAAAAAAAAAGTTTAAATCTAAAGTTTGGTATTTTCTTATGGCAGTAAACGTATTGTCGTTAATATTTACCTTTTCTTCAATGCTTTTAAGCTTAGCTGCCATAATATTCTTCAATGTTTTCTTTTTAAAAAGCTCGGTTAAAGCAAAAATAGTTTCAATCGCATCTCTTTTATTGGCCATATTGGCCATAGTGGCCATAATTGATTATTACAACTACTATGATGCATTCATGTATACTTTTGGTGCAAAAGTGTACTCCTTTATTTCGTCACCTGCTTATACAACAGATAGTGGTAGTTTTAGGAGTTATACTACCGGCATTGGGTTTAAAATATTTAAAGATAATTGGTTTGCAGGCGTCGGGGTTGGCAACAGTATATATTACATGTACATCCATGAATTTACTATGGGAATTGAGATTTTTGGCGAACGTTTATTTCCAGGATCTTTTCCGCAAAATTTATTCGCGATGGTACTTAGTGAGCAAGGTGTTATAGGGGCAATGGCCCTATTAGCTTTAATAGTAAGCGCTTTCAAAATGTTTTGGAAAGCCCGGTATCGCAATGCTTACGGGCTATTATTTTTAAATGGCTTGTTATTTAACATAGGTGCAATGTTAACCATTGCACCCACATACTCTATGTTCATTTGGGTTTTTATAGCTTTCGGTATAAACTATACGCGTAAAAACTCAGGTATAGTTTTATCGGATAAAAGCCTTGAAACTGTTGCATAA
- a CDS encoding glycosyltransferase produces MVSIIVSSYKSAYFDQLVASINSTIGDVPFEILKVDNPGLYSLTQAYNLGASRAKYELLCFIHEDVKVHSENWGENLVSHFNKTYNLGLIGVAGSQVKLQLPTGWGHHIREKNKLNILQLTKDGTPYKISTQGNSKIDFVKVVDGVFMVTKKAIWEEYNFDENVTGYHFYDIDFSVTVGQKYKVAVVYDILLEHFSHGNYGDEWIEAAIKYNNLTGKAHLFDQLLPNEKLFRGPYYLHLAQYKLKLKSKILYIKNLGIDLRSIPAIGAFIFPKIAFYIHGLIKGKR; encoded by the coding sequence ATGGTTTCTATCATAGTCTCATCATATAAAAGTGCTTATTTCGATCAGCTGGTCGCGTCTATCAATTCAACGATTGGTGACGTTCCTTTTGAAATACTTAAGGTGGACAATCCTGGGCTTTATAGCCTAACACAAGCGTACAATTTAGGAGCAAGTCGAGCAAAATATGAGCTTTTATGTTTTATTCATGAAGATGTAAAAGTTCATAGTGAAAATTGGGGCGAAAATTTAGTAAGTCATTTTAACAAGACTTACAATTTAGGGTTGATTGGTGTCGCCGGAAGCCAAGTGAAGCTACAACTTCCAACTGGTTGGGGACATCATATCAGAGAAAAAAATAAGCTGAACATATTACAGTTGACCAAAGATGGTACACCTTATAAAATATCAACTCAAGGCAACAGTAAAATTGATTTTGTTAAAGTGGTTGATGGAGTATTTATGGTAACCAAAAAAGCTATTTGGGAAGAATACAATTTTGATGAGAATGTTACCGGTTATCATTTTTATGATATAGATTTTTCCGTAACTGTTGGTCAAAAATATAAGGTTGCAGTAGTTTACGACATATTGCTTGAACATTTTTCGCACGGTAATTATGGGGATGAGTGGATAGAAGCTGCCATAAAATATAATAACTTGACTGGTAAAGCGCATCTTTTTGATCAACTTTTGCCAAACGAAAAACTTTTTAGAGGGCCCTATTACTTACACCTTGCACAGTACAAGCTGAAGCTTAAAAGTAAGATTTTGTATATCAAAAATTTAGGTATCGATTTAAGATCAATACCTGCAATAGGTGCCTTTATTTTTCCCAAAATAGCTTTTTATATACATGGTTTAATTAAGGGTAAACGTTAA
- a CDS encoding glycosyltransferase family 2 protein, whose amino-acid sequence METIRIAATVILYNPTLEIISNAKSYANYVDKVIAVDNSEGSCNAIVQSFRGFENSVFISNGDNLGIANALNTAAQIAYQEGYQWLLTMDQDSSFDKTQIANFLHLPTGYGQGVDTVGIFTPYHATQTAGLSNYNSDKLSVVKTCMTSGNLINLEIWRQVGGFNDSLFIDYVDHEYCLKIRKQGYVVLQDNTTILKHQLGEAERIKFANVSYTTSNHNYIRRYYITRNRLYFIKKYFLFDPKLCISEAYSLCAESVKILLQEKQRLKKFKSIARGIKDFLTGSYGPYRYF is encoded by the coding sequence ATGGAAACAATTCGAATAGCTGCGACAGTAATTTTATATAACCCTACACTAGAAATAATTAGTAATGCTAAATCTTATGCTAATTATGTCGATAAAGTTATTGCGGTAGACAATTCAGAAGGGTCTTGTAATGCAATAGTACAATCATTCAGAGGATTCGAAAATTCCGTATTTATCAGTAATGGAGATAATTTAGGTATCGCAAATGCATTAAATACAGCTGCGCAAATCGCCTATCAGGAAGGATATCAATGGTTACTTACAATGGATCAAGATAGTTCTTTTGACAAAACTCAAATCGCTAATTTTTTGCATTTACCTACTGGCTATGGCCAAGGTGTAGATACCGTCGGTATATTTACACCATACCATGCTACACAAACTGCAGGTCTTTCGAATTATAATAGTGATAAGCTTTCTGTAGTTAAAACGTGCATGACGTCCGGAAATTTAATTAATCTGGAAATTTGGCGCCAGGTAGGAGGGTTTAATGATAGTTTGTTTATTGATTACGTAGATCATGAGTACTGCTTAAAAATCAGGAAACAAGGTTATGTTGTGCTCCAGGATAATACTACAATATTAAAACACCAGTTAGGCGAGGCTGAACGTATTAAATTTGCCAATGTTTCGTATACAACAAGTAATCACAATTACATACGCCGATATTATATCACACGAAACAGGCTGTATTTTATAAAAAAATATTTTTTGTTTGATCCGAAACTTTGTATCTCAGAGGCGTACTCGCTATGTGCCGAATCTGTTAAGATATTGCTTCAGGAGAAGCAAAGACTTAAAAAGTTTAAATCAATTGCACGAGGTATCAAAGATTTTTTAACAGGTAGCTACGGCCCATACCGGTATTTTTAG
- a CDS encoding glycosyltransferase family 1 protein has translation MHIVIDARMLQSSGIGTYLQNIIEGLRYSGYEITLLGDIEQLYRFSNFARIIEFTDPIYSIKEQLKYSKVIPQCDVFWSPHYNIPLSRSVKAKRRIVTIHDAYHLAFYDSLPLKQKLYAKFVLNKAVTMSDSIITVSNFSRNEILKFTGCKPDKISVIYNGVNKPGLEDDNSVLKSKYQLPDNYILFVGNVKPHKNLSTLLKAYSALDKSIKLKYKLVIAGKKDGFITGDSEIFTSLNNDSSLKESVCFTGYIDPDDMNSLYKHASLFVFPSSYEGFGLPPLEAMANSCPVIVASSSCLPEICGDAVNYFPYNDTNALKVLIKNVLTSSKLRGELINKGKKRVLLFPWSSSIDCHKKTFETN, from the coding sequence ATGCATATTGTAATCGATGCAAGAATGTTGCAAAGTTCTGGAATAGGAACTTACTTGCAAAATATAATTGAAGGTTTACGATATAGCGGCTATGAAATTACATTGCTCGGTGATATTGAACAACTATACAGATTTAGCAATTTTGCCAGAATTATCGAATTTACTGATCCAATATATTCAATTAAAGAGCAGTTAAAATATTCAAAAGTGATTCCCCAGTGTGACGTTTTTTGGTCTCCGCATTATAATATCCCGTTATCGAGATCTGTAAAAGCAAAGAGACGGATAGTAACCATCCATGATGCTTATCACTTAGCTTTTTATGATAGTTTGCCTTTGAAACAGAAATTGTATGCCAAGTTTGTGCTCAATAAGGCGGTAACAATGAGTGATAGCATTATTACGGTATCTAATTTTTCGAGGAATGAGATTTTAAAATTTACAGGATGTAAGCCAGACAAAATTAGCGTGATATATAACGGAGTCAACAAGCCAGGCTTGGAAGATGATAACAGTGTATTAAAATCAAAATATCAGCTTCCGGATAATTACATTTTGTTTGTTGGTAACGTTAAGCCACACAAAAACTTGTCAACGCTGTTGAAAGCTTATTCAGCGTTAGATAAATCGATAAAATTAAAGTACAAATTGGTTATAGCTGGCAAAAAAGATGGATTCATTACTGGCGATTCAGAAATATTCACATCTTTAAATAATGATTCGTCTTTGAAAGAAAGCGTCTGCTTTACCGGTTATATTGATCCTGATGACATGAACTCTTTATATAAGCACGCATCATTATTTGTATTCCCATCATCATATGAGGGGTTTGGCTTACCTCCTTTAGAAGCCATGGCTAATAGCTGCCCGGTAATTGTTGCATCATCGAGCTGCTTGCCGGAAATATGTGGAGATGCTGTAAATTACTTTCCGTACAATGATACAAATGCTCTTAAAGTGTTAATTAAGAACGTTTTGACCAGTAGTAAGTTAAGAGGTGAACTTATAAACAAGGGTAAGAAAAGAGTTTTATTATTTCCGTGGAGCTCATCAATAGACTGCCATAAGAAAACATTTGAGACTAACTGA